One window of Dermochelys coriacea isolate rDerCor1 chromosome 22, rDerCor1.pri.v4, whole genome shotgun sequence genomic DNA carries:
- the CXCR5 gene encoding C-X-C chemokine receptor type 5, with protein MGPYSISMKGYDMNLLGEFSDYDNDNTTRSYEDYFCPDTVLSPAGDPTHPFKKIFVPLVYLLIFLLGTLGNALVLIILERYKRARTTTENFLFHLALANLVLVLTLPFGVAESLTGWIFGTFLCKVLSAVHKINFYCSSMLLGCISVDRYLAIVYAIHTYRKRRVRSIHLTCLAIWFISLLLTLPDLVLMEVWSDKSNHSVCNFQQVGIHGSNMWLATRFLYHIVGFFVPLLVMCYCYTAIVRTLCHSQRLQRQKAVRVAILVTGVFLFCWSPYHMVIFLDTLDKLETLPSDCTLADQLATSIMVTEVIGFTHCCLNPILYAFVGVKFRNDFFRILRDLGCISQETLQEILDVTRKSSGIESDTITSISTF; from the exons ATGGGGCCCTACAGCATCTCTATGAAGGGCTATGACATG AATTTGCTGGGGGAATTCAGTGACTATGACAATGACAACACCACAAGATCCTATGAGGACTACTTTTGTCCAGATACAGTCTTGTCTCCGGCTGGTGATCCCACACATCCTTTCAAGAAGATCTTCGTGCCCTTAGTCTACCTTCTGATATTTCTTCTGGGGACCTTGGGCAATGCCCTGGTATTGATCATCCTGGAGCGTTACAAGCGTGCCCGCACTACCACCGAGAACTTCCTCTTTCATCTAGCCCTGGCCAATCTGGTGCTAGTGCTCACCTTGCCTTTTGGCGTGGCCGAGAGCTTGACTGGCTGGATCTTCGGCACTTTCCTCTGCAAAGTCCTCAGCGCTGTTCATAAGATCAACTTCTACTGCAGCAGCATGCTCCTAGGCTGCATCAGTGTGGATCGCTACCTGGCCATAGTGTATGCTATCCACACCTACAGGAAACGCAGAGTCAGGTCCATCCACCTCACTTGCCTGGCCATTTGGTTCATCTCCCTGCTGCTGACCTTGCCCGATCTAGTGCTCATGGAGGTCTGGTCAGACAAGAGCAACCACAGTGTCTGCAATTTCCAGCAAGTTGGGATTCATGGCAGCAACATGTGGCTGGCAACCCGCTTCCTGTATCACATTGTGGGTTTCTTCGTGCCCCTGCTAGTCATGTGCTACTGCTATACAGCCATTGTGAGGACCCTGTGCCACTCCCAGCGGTTGCAGAGGCAGAAGGCCGTGAGAGTGGCCATCCTGGTCACAGGGGTGTTCTTATTCTGTTGGAGCCCTTACCACATGGTCATCTTTTTGGACACGCTAGACAAGCTGGAAACCTTACCGAGCGATTGCACCTTGGCGGACCAGCTGGCCACCAGCATCATGGTGACAGAGGTGATTGGCTTCACACATTGCTGTCTCAACCCCATCCTTTATGCCTTTGTCGGTGTGAAGTTCCGCAACGACTTCTTCCGGATCCTCCGTGACCTGGGCTGCATAAGCCAAGAGACCCTGCAGGAGATCCTTGATGTGACGAGGAAGAGCAGTGGGATTGAGTCGGACACCATCACTTCTATCAGCACCTTCTAG